The Juglans regia cultivar Chandler chromosome 2, Walnut 2.0, whole genome shotgun sequence genome includes a window with the following:
- the LOC108984397 gene encoding VPS35 endosomal protein sorting factor-like isoform X2 — translation MEFKPRNYNAQKEAHALPLVRTDSHPLSAPPSHHRQVDVVDHEHNDFFDPLRGLADNATNCREDVQELESTSSEASSQLPTREWMSFKRFLMQKFPVSKMVSISSMSNVIMKGVKVAEKSLTSTHLEELEDPEKCAEDGVKVVTRQEYISRLHELKDEINRAWRANDRVTSLKLAIKVARLLMDTSVLHFYPTLFVLSMDIMDMLGDMVWERIKWKAEFAEDGTRLFSLPENFQASDICSDAKETCNNWFCKIGSICELLPRIYLELALLPCWRFLVDQPEDNLQRLVMMMRGLSDPLASAYCRLYMAHCAQKLPRSDTGYLVQCVNDINIQLMRIMSAKEMTRRNSTDNKRLLFTLMEPTIEYIMKIIFKDASKSQVSNVLVELGSRRNQVELFGSLQCISMVLHHLLKELPAEVVTSNAMEILHIIECSNDYSSDQCLNYRLLGLRLSERRSQMDIIHDVVDKVIQVLSQNSSLDEYLKVVDAYVDIVLQNQMDNHLNTILGGILNRACNKAVAEDELASLQTILMKLLNHFKGLEDVFALNHFLEILDIMHGSSRSFVNMHILNLATSSISDPTTIQLLFEISQALHDDLDFVNAKDDDNQPARLISRFVHMVDYGSELERHLTFLVECRGAFGNLNELKETLVHSSNCLAIKALKDAKKHLSFIKSCIAFGEVTLPSISAQIKQLNLYLETAEVALVCGLVSHSDGLIDSAISCLLSLDFVDGSRTSTDIEGILSAIRKLFCLLIMVPGNPEQGVTYFANNILALVNSSSWMTPAMRTRIFYTTLTLTATLSQNKLPYHAVHGQIFGNDLLFFGDSSYLHELVSLSEFVLQNLVDSIQKEPSPAARGCIALEACNCIASSFVVSPEISQICSELIETAKSCLSASDKYLQSTIKFLDKNLRAPVVAVSSISV, via the exons ATGGAGTTCAAACCTCGCAATTATAATGCCCAAAAGGAAGCACACGCGCTCCCTCTTGTACGTACGGATAGCCATCCCCTCTCCGCTCCACCCTCACACCACCGTCAG GTTGATGTTGTGGATCATGAGCATAATGACTTTTTTGATCCGCTGAGAGGATTGGCTGACAATGCAACGAATTGTAGAGAGGATGTACAAGAACTTGAAAGTACTTCTAGCGAAGCATCTTCTCAACTCCCCACGAGGGAATGGATGTCTTTCAAGAGATTTTTAATGCAGAAATTTCCTGTCTCCAAGATGGTTTCAATTTCTTCA ATGTCCAATGTGATAATGAAAGGTGTAAAGG TGGCTGAGAAATCTTTGACGAGTACGCATCTGGAGGAACTAGAAGATCCGGAGAAATGCGCAGAAGATGGTGTCAAGGTTGTCACTAGGCAGGAGTATATCTCTAGACTACATGAGCTCAAAGATGAAATTAATCGTGCTTGGCGTGCCAATGATCGTGTAACATCTTTAAAATTAGCTATAAAG GTGGCTAGGCTTTTGATGGATACGtcggttttacatttttatcctacgctttttgttctttctatgGATATAATGGACATGCTAGGGGATATGGTATGGGAGCGCATCAAGTGGAAAGCTGAATTTGCTGAAGATGGAACCAGACTCTTCTCTTTACCAG AGAACTTTCAAGCAAGTGACATTTGCTCTGATGCCAAGGAAACTTGCAATAATTGGTTCTGCAAGATCGGTTCCATCTGTGAGCTTCTTCCACGCAT CTATTTAGAGCTGGCTTTATTGCCCTGCTGGCGCTTCCTGGTCGACCAACCTGAAGACAATCTCCAGCGTTTGGTTATGATGATGAGAGGGTTATCAGATCCATTGGCATCTGCTTACTGTCGTCTTTATATGGCTCACTGTGCCCAGAAGTTGCCCAGATCTGATACAG GATATCTGGTTCAATGCGTTAATGATATCAATATTCAGTTGATGCGGATTATGTCAGCCAAGGAAATGACACGTAGAAATTCTACAGACAACAAGAGATTGCTTTTTACTTTGATGGAACCAACCATTGAATATATCATGAAAATCATATTTAAGGATGCATCTAAG AGTCAAGTCAGTAATGTACTTGTGGAGCTTGGATCAAGAAGGAATCAAGTGGAGTTGTTTGGGAGTTTGCAATGTATCTCAATGGTTCTTCATCATCTACTCAAGGAACTTCCTGCTGAAGTTGTTACTTCAAATGCCATGGAGATCCTTCATATCATTGAATGCAGCAATGATTATTCATCTGATCAG TGCTTGAATTACAGGTTGCTTGGACTCAGGCTGTCTGAAAGGAGATCTCAAATGGACATTATCCATGATGTGGTTGATAAAGTTATTCAG GTTCTCAGTCAAAACAGCAGCCTTGATGAGTACCTGAAGGTTGTGGATGCTTATGTGGATATTGTTCTTCAAAATCAGATG GATAACCATCTGAACACCATTTTAGGAGGTATTTTAAACCGAGCATGCAATAAAGCTGTTGCTGAAGATGAATTGGCAAGCTTGCAAACCATCTTGATGAAGCTTCTTAATCATTTCAAGGGCTTGGAAGATGTATTCGCTTTG AACCATTTTCTGGAGATCTTAGATATAATGCATGGGAGTTCACGGAGCTTCGTCAATATGCATATCCTTAACCTGGCGACAAG TTCTATTAGTGATCCAACAACCATACAGTTGCTTTTTGAAATTTCTCAGGCTCTTCATGATGATCTTGATTTTGTGAATGCAAAAGATGATGATAACCAACCAGCACGTTTGATTTCCCGTTTTGTGCATATG GTTGACTATGGCTCAGAGTTGGAACGCCATTTAACCTTTTTAGTTGAATGTCGTGGAGCTTTTGGTAACTTAAACGAACTTAAG GAAACTCTTGTTCACTCCAGCAATTGTTTAGCCATCAAGGCTTTGAAAGATGCAAAAAAACATCTTAGTTTTATCAAATCTTGCATAGCGTTTGGTGAAGTCACATTACCTTCTATCTCAGCTCAGATCAAGCAGTTAAATCTTTATCTTGAGACTGCAGAG GTTGCCTTGGTATGTGGTTTAGTCTCTCATTCAGATGGACTGATAGATTCTGCAATCAGCTGTTTGCTAAGTTTGGACTTCGTGGATG GCTCCCGAACATCAACTGATATTGAAGGAATACTGTCTGCAATTCGGAAATTATTTTGTCTCTTGATTATGGTTCCAg GTAATCCTGAGCAAGGAGTCACCTACTTTGCAAACAACATTTTAGCACTTGTTAATTCAAGCTCATG GATGACACCAGCAATGAGAACAAGAATTTTTTATACGACACTCACATTGACAGCTACCCTATCTCAAAATAAGCTCCCATACCATGCAGTTCACGGACAG ATTTTTGGCAATGACCTATTGTTTTTTGGCGATTCATCCTATTTACACGAACTTGTCTCGTTATCTGAGTTTGTTCTCCAGAACCTGGTTGATTCCATTCAGAAAGAGCCATCTCCG GCTGCTCGGGGATGCATCGCGCTTGAAGCTTGCAACTGTATTGCATCGTCTTTCGTG GTAAGTCCCGAAATATCTCAAATCTGCTCCGAACTGATAGAAACTGCCAAGTCGTGTTTGAGTGCCAGTGACAAATATCTACAGTCGACCATTAAATTTTTGGACAAAAACTTGCGAGCTCCTGTGGTGGCTGTATCATCCATTTCTGTCTGA
- the LOC108984397 gene encoding VPS35 endosomal protein sorting factor-like isoform X1, with translation MEFKPRNYNAQKEAHALPLVRTDSHPLSAPPSHHRQVDVVDHEHNDFFDPLRGLADNATNCREDVQELESTSSEASSQLPTREWMSFKRFLMQKFPVSKMVSISSMSNVIMKGVKVAEKSLTSTHLEELEDPEKCAEDGVKVVTRQEYISRLHELKDEINRAWRANDRVTSLKLAIKVARLLMDTSVLHFYPTLFVLSMDIMDMLGDMVWERIKWKAEFAEDGTRLFSLPENFQASDICSDAKETCNNWFCKIGSICELLPRIYLELALLPCWRFLVDQPEDNLQRLVMMMRGLSDPLASAYCRLYMAHCAQKLPRSDTGYLVQCVNDINIQLMRIMSAKEMTRRNSTDNKRLLFTLMEPTIEYIMKIIFKDASKSQVSNVLVELGSRRNQVELFGSLQCISMVLHHLLKELPAEVVTSNAMEILHIIECSNDYSSDQCLNYRLLGLRLSERRSQMDIIHDVVDKVIQVLSQNSSLDEYLKVVDAYVDIVLQNQMDNHLNTILGGILNRACNKAVAEDELASLQTILMKLLNHFKGLEDVFALNHFLEILDIMHGSSRSFVNMHILNLATRNSSISDPTTIQLLFEISQALHDDLDFVNAKDDDNQPARLISRFVHMVDYGSELERHLTFLVECRGAFGNLNELKETLVHSSNCLAIKALKDAKKHLSFIKSCIAFGEVTLPSISAQIKQLNLYLETAEVALVCGLVSHSDGLIDSAISCLLSLDFVDGSRTSTDIEGILSAIRKLFCLLIMVPGNPEQGVTYFANNILALVNSSSWMTPAMRTRIFYTTLTLTATLSQNKLPYHAVHGQIFGNDLLFFGDSSYLHELVSLSEFVLQNLVDSIQKEPSPAARGCIALEACNCIASSFVVSPEISQICSELIETAKSCLSASDKYLQSTIKFLDKNLRAPVVAVSSISV, from the exons ATGGAGTTCAAACCTCGCAATTATAATGCCCAAAAGGAAGCACACGCGCTCCCTCTTGTACGTACGGATAGCCATCCCCTCTCCGCTCCACCCTCACACCACCGTCAG GTTGATGTTGTGGATCATGAGCATAATGACTTTTTTGATCCGCTGAGAGGATTGGCTGACAATGCAACGAATTGTAGAGAGGATGTACAAGAACTTGAAAGTACTTCTAGCGAAGCATCTTCTCAACTCCCCACGAGGGAATGGATGTCTTTCAAGAGATTTTTAATGCAGAAATTTCCTGTCTCCAAGATGGTTTCAATTTCTTCA ATGTCCAATGTGATAATGAAAGGTGTAAAGG TGGCTGAGAAATCTTTGACGAGTACGCATCTGGAGGAACTAGAAGATCCGGAGAAATGCGCAGAAGATGGTGTCAAGGTTGTCACTAGGCAGGAGTATATCTCTAGACTACATGAGCTCAAAGATGAAATTAATCGTGCTTGGCGTGCCAATGATCGTGTAACATCTTTAAAATTAGCTATAAAG GTGGCTAGGCTTTTGATGGATACGtcggttttacatttttatcctacgctttttgttctttctatgGATATAATGGACATGCTAGGGGATATGGTATGGGAGCGCATCAAGTGGAAAGCTGAATTTGCTGAAGATGGAACCAGACTCTTCTCTTTACCAG AGAACTTTCAAGCAAGTGACATTTGCTCTGATGCCAAGGAAACTTGCAATAATTGGTTCTGCAAGATCGGTTCCATCTGTGAGCTTCTTCCACGCAT CTATTTAGAGCTGGCTTTATTGCCCTGCTGGCGCTTCCTGGTCGACCAACCTGAAGACAATCTCCAGCGTTTGGTTATGATGATGAGAGGGTTATCAGATCCATTGGCATCTGCTTACTGTCGTCTTTATATGGCTCACTGTGCCCAGAAGTTGCCCAGATCTGATACAG GATATCTGGTTCAATGCGTTAATGATATCAATATTCAGTTGATGCGGATTATGTCAGCCAAGGAAATGACACGTAGAAATTCTACAGACAACAAGAGATTGCTTTTTACTTTGATGGAACCAACCATTGAATATATCATGAAAATCATATTTAAGGATGCATCTAAG AGTCAAGTCAGTAATGTACTTGTGGAGCTTGGATCAAGAAGGAATCAAGTGGAGTTGTTTGGGAGTTTGCAATGTATCTCAATGGTTCTTCATCATCTACTCAAGGAACTTCCTGCTGAAGTTGTTACTTCAAATGCCATGGAGATCCTTCATATCATTGAATGCAGCAATGATTATTCATCTGATCAG TGCTTGAATTACAGGTTGCTTGGACTCAGGCTGTCTGAAAGGAGATCTCAAATGGACATTATCCATGATGTGGTTGATAAAGTTATTCAG GTTCTCAGTCAAAACAGCAGCCTTGATGAGTACCTGAAGGTTGTGGATGCTTATGTGGATATTGTTCTTCAAAATCAGATG GATAACCATCTGAACACCATTTTAGGAGGTATTTTAAACCGAGCATGCAATAAAGCTGTTGCTGAAGATGAATTGGCAAGCTTGCAAACCATCTTGATGAAGCTTCTTAATCATTTCAAGGGCTTGGAAGATGTATTCGCTTTG AACCATTTTCTGGAGATCTTAGATATAATGCATGGGAGTTCACGGAGCTTCGTCAATATGCATATCCTTAACCTGGCGACAAG GAACAGTTCTATTAGTGATCCAACAACCATACAGTTGCTTTTTGAAATTTCTCAGGCTCTTCATGATGATCTTGATTTTGTGAATGCAAAAGATGATGATAACCAACCAGCACGTTTGATTTCCCGTTTTGTGCATATG GTTGACTATGGCTCAGAGTTGGAACGCCATTTAACCTTTTTAGTTGAATGTCGTGGAGCTTTTGGTAACTTAAACGAACTTAAG GAAACTCTTGTTCACTCCAGCAATTGTTTAGCCATCAAGGCTTTGAAAGATGCAAAAAAACATCTTAGTTTTATCAAATCTTGCATAGCGTTTGGTGAAGTCACATTACCTTCTATCTCAGCTCAGATCAAGCAGTTAAATCTTTATCTTGAGACTGCAGAG GTTGCCTTGGTATGTGGTTTAGTCTCTCATTCAGATGGACTGATAGATTCTGCAATCAGCTGTTTGCTAAGTTTGGACTTCGTGGATG GCTCCCGAACATCAACTGATATTGAAGGAATACTGTCTGCAATTCGGAAATTATTTTGTCTCTTGATTATGGTTCCAg GTAATCCTGAGCAAGGAGTCACCTACTTTGCAAACAACATTTTAGCACTTGTTAATTCAAGCTCATG GATGACACCAGCAATGAGAACAAGAATTTTTTATACGACACTCACATTGACAGCTACCCTATCTCAAAATAAGCTCCCATACCATGCAGTTCACGGACAG ATTTTTGGCAATGACCTATTGTTTTTTGGCGATTCATCCTATTTACACGAACTTGTCTCGTTATCTGAGTTTGTTCTCCAGAACCTGGTTGATTCCATTCAGAAAGAGCCATCTCCG GCTGCTCGGGGATGCATCGCGCTTGAAGCTTGCAACTGTATTGCATCGTCTTTCGTG GTAAGTCCCGAAATATCTCAAATCTGCTCCGAACTGATAGAAACTGCCAAGTCGTGTTTGAGTGCCAGTGACAAATATCTACAGTCGACCATTAAATTTTTGGACAAAAACTTGCGAGCTCCTGTGGTGGCTGTATCATCCATTTCTGTCTGA
- the LOC108984397 gene encoding VPS35 endosomal protein sorting factor-like isoform X3 yields MEFKPRNYNAQKEAHALPLVRTDSHPLSAPPSHHRQVDVVDHEHNDFFDPLRGLADNATNCREDVQELESTSSEASSQLPTREWMSFKRFLMQKFPVSKMVSISSMSNVIMKGVKVAEKSLTSTHLEELEDPEKCAEDGVKVVTRQEYISRLHELKDEINRAWRANDRVTSLKLAIKVARLLMDTSVLHFYPTLFVLSMDIMDMLGDMVWERIKWKAEFAEDGTRLFSLPENFQASDICSDAKETCNNWFCKIGSICELLPRIYLELALLPCWRFLVDQPEDNLQRLVMMMRGLSDPLASAYCRLYMAHCAQKLPRSDTGYLVQCVNDINIQLMRIMSAKEMTRRNSTDNKRLLFTLMEPTIEYIMKIIFKDASKSQVSNVLVELGSRRNQVELFGSLQCISMVLHHLLKELPAEVVTSNAMEILHIIECSNDYSSDQCLNYRLLGLRLSERRSQMDIIHDVVDKVIQVLSQNSSLDEYLKVVDAYVDIVLQNQMDNHLNTILGGILNRACNKAVAEDELASLQTILMKLLNHFKGLEDVFALNHFLEILDIMHGSSRSFVNMHILNLATRNSSISDPTTIQLLFEISQALHDDLDFVNAKDDDNQPARLISRFVHMETLVHSSNCLAIKALKDAKKHLSFIKSCIAFGEVTLPSISAQIKQLNLYLETAEVALVCGLVSHSDGLIDSAISCLLSLDFVDGSRTSTDIEGILSAIRKLFCLLIMVPGNPEQGVTYFANNILALVNSSSWMTPAMRTRIFYTTLTLTATLSQNKLPYHAVHGQIFGNDLLFFGDSSYLHELVSLSEFVLQNLVDSIQKEPSPAARGCIALEACNCIASSFVVSPEISQICSELIETAKSCLSASDKYLQSTIKFLDKNLRAPVVAVSSISV; encoded by the exons ATGGAGTTCAAACCTCGCAATTATAATGCCCAAAAGGAAGCACACGCGCTCCCTCTTGTACGTACGGATAGCCATCCCCTCTCCGCTCCACCCTCACACCACCGTCAG GTTGATGTTGTGGATCATGAGCATAATGACTTTTTTGATCCGCTGAGAGGATTGGCTGACAATGCAACGAATTGTAGAGAGGATGTACAAGAACTTGAAAGTACTTCTAGCGAAGCATCTTCTCAACTCCCCACGAGGGAATGGATGTCTTTCAAGAGATTTTTAATGCAGAAATTTCCTGTCTCCAAGATGGTTTCAATTTCTTCA ATGTCCAATGTGATAATGAAAGGTGTAAAGG TGGCTGAGAAATCTTTGACGAGTACGCATCTGGAGGAACTAGAAGATCCGGAGAAATGCGCAGAAGATGGTGTCAAGGTTGTCACTAGGCAGGAGTATATCTCTAGACTACATGAGCTCAAAGATGAAATTAATCGTGCTTGGCGTGCCAATGATCGTGTAACATCTTTAAAATTAGCTATAAAG GTGGCTAGGCTTTTGATGGATACGtcggttttacatttttatcctacgctttttgttctttctatgGATATAATGGACATGCTAGGGGATATGGTATGGGAGCGCATCAAGTGGAAAGCTGAATTTGCTGAAGATGGAACCAGACTCTTCTCTTTACCAG AGAACTTTCAAGCAAGTGACATTTGCTCTGATGCCAAGGAAACTTGCAATAATTGGTTCTGCAAGATCGGTTCCATCTGTGAGCTTCTTCCACGCAT CTATTTAGAGCTGGCTTTATTGCCCTGCTGGCGCTTCCTGGTCGACCAACCTGAAGACAATCTCCAGCGTTTGGTTATGATGATGAGAGGGTTATCAGATCCATTGGCATCTGCTTACTGTCGTCTTTATATGGCTCACTGTGCCCAGAAGTTGCCCAGATCTGATACAG GATATCTGGTTCAATGCGTTAATGATATCAATATTCAGTTGATGCGGATTATGTCAGCCAAGGAAATGACACGTAGAAATTCTACAGACAACAAGAGATTGCTTTTTACTTTGATGGAACCAACCATTGAATATATCATGAAAATCATATTTAAGGATGCATCTAAG AGTCAAGTCAGTAATGTACTTGTGGAGCTTGGATCAAGAAGGAATCAAGTGGAGTTGTTTGGGAGTTTGCAATGTATCTCAATGGTTCTTCATCATCTACTCAAGGAACTTCCTGCTGAAGTTGTTACTTCAAATGCCATGGAGATCCTTCATATCATTGAATGCAGCAATGATTATTCATCTGATCAG TGCTTGAATTACAGGTTGCTTGGACTCAGGCTGTCTGAAAGGAGATCTCAAATGGACATTATCCATGATGTGGTTGATAAAGTTATTCAG GTTCTCAGTCAAAACAGCAGCCTTGATGAGTACCTGAAGGTTGTGGATGCTTATGTGGATATTGTTCTTCAAAATCAGATG GATAACCATCTGAACACCATTTTAGGAGGTATTTTAAACCGAGCATGCAATAAAGCTGTTGCTGAAGATGAATTGGCAAGCTTGCAAACCATCTTGATGAAGCTTCTTAATCATTTCAAGGGCTTGGAAGATGTATTCGCTTTG AACCATTTTCTGGAGATCTTAGATATAATGCATGGGAGTTCACGGAGCTTCGTCAATATGCATATCCTTAACCTGGCGACAAG GAACAGTTCTATTAGTGATCCAACAACCATACAGTTGCTTTTTGAAATTTCTCAGGCTCTTCATGATGATCTTGATTTTGTGAATGCAAAAGATGATGATAACCAACCAGCACGTTTGATTTCCCGTTTTGTGCATATG GAAACTCTTGTTCACTCCAGCAATTGTTTAGCCATCAAGGCTTTGAAAGATGCAAAAAAACATCTTAGTTTTATCAAATCTTGCATAGCGTTTGGTGAAGTCACATTACCTTCTATCTCAGCTCAGATCAAGCAGTTAAATCTTTATCTTGAGACTGCAGAG GTTGCCTTGGTATGTGGTTTAGTCTCTCATTCAGATGGACTGATAGATTCTGCAATCAGCTGTTTGCTAAGTTTGGACTTCGTGGATG GCTCCCGAACATCAACTGATATTGAAGGAATACTGTCTGCAATTCGGAAATTATTTTGTCTCTTGATTATGGTTCCAg GTAATCCTGAGCAAGGAGTCACCTACTTTGCAAACAACATTTTAGCACTTGTTAATTCAAGCTCATG GATGACACCAGCAATGAGAACAAGAATTTTTTATACGACACTCACATTGACAGCTACCCTATCTCAAAATAAGCTCCCATACCATGCAGTTCACGGACAG ATTTTTGGCAATGACCTATTGTTTTTTGGCGATTCATCCTATTTACACGAACTTGTCTCGTTATCTGAGTTTGTTCTCCAGAACCTGGTTGATTCCATTCAGAAAGAGCCATCTCCG GCTGCTCGGGGATGCATCGCGCTTGAAGCTTGCAACTGTATTGCATCGTCTTTCGTG GTAAGTCCCGAAATATCTCAAATCTGCTCCGAACTGATAGAAACTGCCAAGTCGTGTTTGAGTGCCAGTGACAAATATCTACAGTCGACCATTAAATTTTTGGACAAAAACTTGCGAGCTCCTGTGGTGGCTGTATCATCCATTTCTGTCTGA